The genomic interval GAGAGCACGATACCAATGGCATTGTGGTGTTGGTCTTTGGCTAAAGCGTTAAAAAAGAAGTTAATAGGGAGGTGTAGACCTTTTTTTTTGGTGCGATTTGACAGTTTAAATGCCCCATCCATCAGTGAGATATCGTGCGCTGGAGGGATGATATAAACACAATTGGGCTCAACCATCATGCCATCCGTTATCTCAAAAACGCTCATAGGTGTATATTTTCCGATAATCTCGACAAGGCTACTTTTAAAATCAGGAGAGAGATGCTGAATTAACACAAAAGCACACGGAACGGGATCCTGAGGCATACGAGAAAAAAAAGCTTCAAATGCCGCCAATCCACCAGCAGAAGCCCCAATACTAACAATGGGAAACGTTTTTGTGTCTGTCTCTTTGGGCGGAGTCTGATTTTTCTTTTTTAGCATCACGGTATCTCCCATGTAAAAATATAAGCATTTCCTTAGAGTATACTATGATATACCCTCTAAAGAGGGTGGTGTTAGGAAATAGCGCGAAATTTCAAAAAAACAAGCTAACGTACGATGTCACAATATCAGCTTGATGAGAGTCCTATCTATGGGGATAAGTGGATTTATGAAATTAAATTCCTTGCTTTACATGTAAAGATTTTTTGGAGGGGTATTTTAGCGGAAACTTAGGATAGAGTTTAACGTTTAGTTCCTTTCCACCAACTCTTCTTTCATCATTTCTATTTGAGTTTTAAGCATTGGAAACTGTTCGGTAATCACTTTCCAAACAATCTCTTCATCGATTTCAAAGTACCAATGAATGAGTTTATCGCGCATTTTTGCCATGAGAGACCAAGGGATTTGAAGGTATTTTGAGGCTATTTCATCGGGAATTTGTTTAGTGGCTTCGCCGATGACTTCTATTTCGCGTACACACGCACTGACTGTTTTATCATCCGCCTTGAAGCGTTCAAAGTCATAGCCAGAGGTGAAAGATTCTATCTTCTGAATACTTTTAAGAATGTCATCCAGATACAAAAGATAATTGCGTTTCATACCGCAATCGCTTCTTTGAGAATGCTTTGGGAGAGTTCGGCGCGGAGTTTTCGTTTGGGGACTAAGTCGACATTTTTACCCAATGCGATTTTAAGTTTTTCTTCGAGTTCGATAAAGGTTAACAAATCAGGTGTTTGTGAAAAATCAACGAGCACATCCACATCACTATTTTGGGTTGCTTCATCTCGTGCCATTGAGCCAAAAAGAGCCAATGATGTGATGTGATAATTTGATGCAAGCTGAGCTTTTAAAGCAGATAATTTTTGCAAAATCAACTCTTTTTCACTCATCTTTTCTTCCCCTAAATTTTTAATTTTATTGTACCAAAAAAGTCTATTACTTCGATAATGTTAGCTTTACATGTAAAGCTAAAAATCATTTCTGAATTGTATGAGCATCTACAGCCAAAGGAACTCTTCGTATCACAAAGCCTGTTGGGGTTTTGTAGATTTCAAAGCGTTGGTTGAGCGTGATTTCTTGGTAGACGGAGCTTCCGTATTCGATATCGACAAAGGGGTTCCAGCCAAGCAGCGTGAAGCGGTCTAGCAATGTGTTTTCGCCAAGATCGTGTGAGAGTTTTTGCTGAGTGTTTTGATCTTCGCTTTTTTTATAGCGCCCTTCAAAGCGCTCTAAAACGTAGCGTGAGTCCAGTTTTAGAAGTGTTGACCAGTATTTCATTTTCATAAATTTAGCATCGATGCGCCACTGTTCACCATAGATCTTAAAATCTCCAACCACTTTGCCATTTTCGCCATTCAAATGCGCGATATGAAAACCACTGCTATCGTAGGGTTTGGTAAAGTAAACTGTTGCAACGAGTGTCTCTTGCGTGAGGGCGGTATAGGTCCAGGAAAACAGCACTACCAAAACAGCATTTAACACAAGACTTGCAAGGATCAGCCCAAAAGAGATTCGCATTAAAAATCGTCTCATTTTTTCTCCAATAGCTCGTTTATCTTCCCTCTATCATAACTCAATTATTCCATACAATGCTAAAAATCATGCTCGCTCTAAACCTTACGATAAACTTTTCTACTCGATTCCCAACGAAAAAAGTTTATTGATAACTCTCTTTATTATTTTAATTTACGTCATAAAATTACTCATAAAGTATAAGATGATGTAATATTTTGGTAATTTCCACTCAGTATTATTGTGTAAAAAATTGTACGATTGCGTCAATTAAAGGAACAATATGCATCTTGGATTTAAGCAAAAAATCATCGTATCCGCAGGCCTATTTTTAGGAGCATCTCTCTTCATTTTTGGAATGTTAAGTTTTATCAATCTCAAACAAGACCTACGGCAAGAGATAGAACAGACACAATTAGCCAAAGCACATGCGTTAAAACTGGAGATTGATTCGTGGTTTGATGCTCAAAAAATCGTCCTAGAGACAACCGCGGAAGACATTGCCCACTTGCCTGAATTTACAAATGTTACGATAAAACCTTACCTTCAAACAGCGTTTAAAAAGACTAAAGCTACCGTAGCATACATGGGTGTGGAAGAGAATGGTTTGATGGTGTACAGTGACCAAACGAAACAGGAAGAGGGGTATGATCCTAGGAAACGACCGTGGTACATCAAGGCAAAAGCGGAAGGAAAATCTGTCCTCACCGATGTTTATACCGATGCCACCACAGGACAACCTACTATTTCCATCGCCACACCTGTATTTGTAAATGGCGTGTTCACAGGTGTTGTTTCCAATGATGTCTACTTGACCCAAGTGATGGAGAAGATTAACGCGACAAAATTTGAAGGTGGTTATGCCTTTGCAACCGATGCTATGGGAAAAAGAAATGTTCACCCTGATCCAAAATTAATTGGGAAAGTGCTGTATGACGCCAATGAGTCGCTTAAGAATCTTGAGCTTCTTGTCAAAAATAGCCCTGAAGGCATTTATAACTATCAAGCAAGCAACGGAAAAGATAAAGTATTAGTTTTCAATAAGCTAGAAAATAGCTGGATTATTTTTGTGACCATAGACAAAGACGTTGCTTTCAAAGCTATCGATCAGATGTTCATCACGTTAACTATCTCTGGAAATATTCTGCTTGGGCTTTCGCTTATTCTGTTGTGGTTTATTCTCAATGCGCAGTTTAAGCCTCTGGAGAGACTCAATGATGTCATCAAAAACCTTTCTAGCAATGATGGTGATTTGACACAACGCCTTATGATACATTCAAGAGATGAGTTAGGCAAGATGAGTCAAAACATCAATCTCTTCATCGATAAAATTCATACCATCATTACAACGGCAAAAATAAACAGTGCGGAAAATGCTTCCGTGGCACATGAGCTCTCTATCTCTGCGATTGATGTGGGTAAACGTGCTGAAGAAGAAACGCTTATCGTGACTAAAACCACCACGGAAACTACTTCATTAAAAGCCTATTTGAGAGAATCTAGACATAGTGCAGAAAGCTCTAAAAATGAATTACATGAGGTCACACAAAGCCTTAATAAAGTCGAAGAAAATGTCTCCAACCTCTCAAGTCTTCTTCAAAATACCGCCCACAACGAAATCGAACTTGCGAATAAACTCACTCTTGTGAGTGATAATACCAATGAAGTGAAAAACGTCCTTAATGTCATCAATGACATCGCCGATCAAACCAATCTTCTTGCACTCAATGCCGCCATTGAAGCAGCAAGAGCGGGAGAACATGGAAGAGGATTTGCAGTGGTTGCGGATGAAGTACGCAAACTAGCTGAGCGTACGCAAAAGTCCTTGGTCGAGATCAATGCGACCATCAATGTTGTCACACAATCCATCAATGATGTCAGTGTTGAGATGAATACTAACTCTGAAAATATCACTAAAATCTCTGGCATTTCCATCAATGTCCAGTCCAATGTTTCAGAAGTGGCAACCGTTCTTGCACGTACCATCACCAACACGCAAAAAACCATTCAAGACTACATCGATACATCCAATCAGATTGATGCCATTACCAAAGATATCGAAGCAATTAGTACATTGACCCATACCAATACACGTAGTGTCGAAGAGATCGCAGGAGCGAGTGAGCACCTTCATGAACTCACGGAAACACTCAATCATGAATTATCGAAGTTTAAATCATAATTTACACTCTGGACAAGCAAATGGCTTGTCCACTCTCTTTTACATGTAACGATCGAAGGCTACTCGTCCTTAAACACAAACCCCTGAGCCATCAAAACTTTGCCTGTTTTTCGGTAGTAAATGCTCGAATACGCCTTTGAGGTAATCTCCGCGTAAGTAGGCATTGAGCCGCTTCCGGTTGCGTCTCTGAAGGCTTTAAAGGTTTTATCATACTCCAACACGCCTTTTTTCACTTTTTCGCTATCGTAGCTATCTTCCATCGCAAAACTCTCGAGTGCAACGCGTGGTTTAAGCGGTGCATTTTTAGCATCTTGTGTTGGAACGCCGATGGTACATCCTACGGCTAAGAACGTTTTTGGGGGAAGATTGAAGAGGTTTACCATCGTGTCGGAACTTTCACGCACCGCGCCGATACAGGTTGTGCCGTATCCCAACGCTTCGGCGGCGACTTGAAGGTGAATGAGCATGATGCCCGCATCGACAGCCCCGACCATAATTCCCTCGGCACTCTGCTCGATGACGTGTTTTTTGCCCATGCTCTCGGTAATGATATTTGTGCGATTAAAGTCGATGACAATGCCGACAAAAACATCGGCTGTGGCAATGTGCGCTTGATGGTTGCACAACTCGGAAATCTGTTTGAGTTTGGCTTTATCGCGTGTGTAAACGAGGCTTATTTGTTGCGCGTTGATGGACGTTGGAGCACGTTGAGCCGTTTTAAAGATAAGCTCTAAGTGCTCATCGCTGATCACTTCACCCGTAAATTGGCGGATGGATTTTCGATTTTGCAGTTGTTTGATCGTTGGATTTTCCATTGTTTCTCCTATAAGATTTTTTCTAATTTTTGAAGCGACATGCGCTCTATTTTATCACCCATAAATGCTTTATACACTTTAAAGTGCTCTTTTTCCATATGCGCCGCCAAAAGTGCTTCACTCTCCCACGTCTCAATGAAAACATAGGTGTTTTCTTGTTCGATATCTTGATGCACATCGTACTGCAAACAGCCTTTATCGTCTTGATGGGTTGCTTTATGCAACGTGGTTAGCGCCTCCAAAACACCTTCACTTTTGGACTCTTTCAAAACGACGGTTGCGATTAAAACGATTTTTTTCATCTGCTCTCTTTTTTAAGTTATCTGCAAAGTATAGAAGTTATGCACTTAAAATACTCTTACGATACTTTTGGAATGTAAGAGAAAAATAGCATTTCTTCTTTACATGTAAACTTCATCTACTTTGTTATAATGTTCTATTCGTGTCGTATCGACGCAAAGGAGACGATGGAAGTGTTGATAGAATGGTATATATTTGCGGTCTTTATCCTTTCAAGCTTTTTACAAACCACGACTGGATTTGGTTATGCGATCATAACAGCACCGCTTTTAGCCCTTGTGTTAGACCCCAAAGATACGGTGATGATCACCATGCTGACCGGTCTTATCATACGACTGATGATGCTGAAAACAACGCATCATGATGGTAGTTTTAAAGCGATCTCGCCTTTTTTGATCACGAGTATTTTAGGGGCGATGCTTGGGGCGTATTGTCTGCGTGTCATCAATGTCGATCTGCTGAAACTCTTTATGGGCGGAATCTTACTTATTTTTACGTTCCTTTTGTGGAAAAACTATCACGTCACGATTCGTCATCATACGTTTGCAAAAGCCATCGCGGGCGGATTGAGTGGTTTTTTGGCGACGACCACGAGTCTCAATGGGCCACCGATTATTTTATATTATCTCAACGCCAAAGCAGAAGAACATGCACGTGTTTTAAGAGGCAATTTGACGCGGTATTTTTTACTGATCAATCTCGTCTCGATCATTTTGTCGTACATAGCAGGCACCCTCAAATTACAAGAACTCTGGGTCATCTTGCTTTTTTCTATTCCGGCATTGGCTATAGGATTTTATCTGGGGGGAAAGTTGTTTCACCGTATTAATGCGGAAATTTTCAAAAAAATAGCATTGGGGATGGTTGTGGTGAGCAGTGTCGTGCTGATCTTTAAAGCAGTCAGCTAAAGAAGCCCTAGATAACTAGGACTTCTTCGCTTTTTTTTCTTCGCGTTTCTCTTTGAGCGACTTCTCGGGTTTCTTCTTGACTTCTTTTTTCATATCTTTACTTTTTGCCATGGTCTCTCCTTTTTGAAGTTGGTTACTACGCATTTATTGTACAAAGGTTATGCTTAATTTGGATCAATATTGATATTCGTCAAGGACATAATTTTCTATTTATTATATATTTTTAAAAGTTCATCCAAAAAGGGAAACGTTATGAAAAAAGTTCTTTTAGGTTTACTCCTCGCTTCTGTTTCAACTCTATTTGCGGCAGACGGTGCTGAAATTTATAAAGCAAAGTGTCTCTCCTGTCACGGGGATAAAGCATCTAAAGCAGCACTCAACAAATCTCAAATTATTGCGGGATGGGATGCAGAAAAAATCATCGCTTCTGTCAATGGTTATAAAAATGGCGAAGGTGGCGCAATGAAAGGCGTTATGAAACCTATCGCTTCAGGTCTCAGTGATGATGATTTAAAAGCAGTTGCAGCGACCATCGCTTCTTACAAATAGTCACCTGTACCGATAAGAAGAAGTAGAGTTTGCTTCTTCTTATCTGCGTAGATTCACTGATTGTTTCTCGGAAAACTAGACAATGATTCGTATTGAAAATCTTCCTTATTTCTCACATCTCAATCGCACTGAACTTGAAAAAATAAAAAAATATTGTACGCTGAAAAAATACACATCGGGTGATATACTTTTTTACGAAGGCGAAACACCACAGTATCTTTACATTCTTCTAAAAGGTACGCTTAAAGTGTATCAAACAACCGCCAAAGCAAACCACGTTTTCATTCTTTTTTTGACACAGTCTGGGGAAATTATTGGAGATTACGCTTTGTATGCCAAGAGTCCTTATCCTAACACCGCGCAATTTGTCACCGAAGGAGAAGTGCTTAAAATCAATTTTTTTCCTATTCAAAAAGAGATGCTCAACAATGCTATCTTAAACCTTTATATCATCCAATCTCTCATAAAAAAACAAAGAGTTTTTTTAAATGTCATTCATAATGAAATTAGTACCAATACCGAAGCGAAAGTTGCAAAATTTTTACTCGAACATGAAACCATTGTTCAAACACTTAAACAAATCGAAATAGCTTCCATCCTCAATACAACACCCGAAACACTCTCACGCATGCTTTCAAAATTTAAATCTTTAGGATTTATACATATTGACACAAAGCACATCATCACTTTACAAAAAAAAGAAGCTCTTCAAACCTATTATCGTACCATTGTGCAAAATTGATTCATATCAAGTCAAGGACAAATGGCATAATGTATAATGCCTTAGAGTAAAAGATAGGAGAGCTTATAATGACATTATTGCGAACCGTTATTTTAATCTTTTTGACACTGCAAACGCTGTTTGGAAAAACACTTTCACTGCAAGAAGCGATTGATGCTACGCTTTTAACGCATCCCGATGCTAAACTCGCGCTGTATCAATTAAACATGGCATATGAAACGCTTGGCATCACAAAAGCGGCCACCTATCCTGAGCTTAGCGTGAATGCGGAATATTACCCCACCAAAACACTCGTTTTACAAAACAATGGCAATTTTGTAACACGGGATCATTTTTCAACGCATTTAGATGTGACGATGACCTATACGTTGTGGGATTTTGGTCGTACACAAAAACGCATAAATGCGGCACAACAAGATGCAGAGTCTGCTTTAGCACTGAATGAAAATGCCAAAGCATTGCTGGGTGAAAAAGTCTGGCAAGCGTACTATTCGTTGGCATACCTTCAACGCGTCAACACGGCCAATGCCCTCTCTCTTGCCTTTTACCAAGCACTCTACGATCAATCGCGTCAAATGAAAACTGTGGGACTCAAAACCGAAGCCGATAGCGAACGTTTTTATGCTTCGTTGCTGGACGCCAAAGATTTACTGGAAACCAGTCGCAATGAAGAGCGTAAATATACCCATTTACTGAGCATGCTCACTGGCTTTTTAGAACAGGACATTCGTATTGAAGATGATTTTACAGCACTTTCGCACACCACGTTACCCTCTTTCCCCGATACCAAGTGGCGACAGATGCTCAAAGAGTATAACGCTGAACTTGAAGCCTTAGGCGCTAAAATCAAGCAAAGTCAATCACTCTATGAATCATCCAAAGCAGAAAATTATGGCACCATTCTTTTCGCGGGTTCTTTGGGTAGTGATACCTCCATCTCCTCTTATTCAAGCAATCAAATTGGCATTAAAGCCTCCATTCCTCTTTTAACCGGCGGGAGGATTTCCCATCAAATCGAAAAAGATAGAGTCGGTATTTTAGTGGCAGAAGAAGCATTGCGAGCGCGTGAATTAACGCTTTGGCAAGAGTTGTATGAAGCCATTTTAGATACAAAACGATTAGATACAACCATTGAGGCTAAGCAAATGGCAGCACAGGCGCTTTCCAAAACCGTTGCCATTACCCAAGGGCGTTACAAAGAGGGGTTAGCCACGTACATTGAAGTGCTTGAAGCCCAACATGCTTACGACAATGCCACCATTGCTCAAAGTGCCGCTATGTTGCAAAAAATAGCCTCTTTAGCCCATATTAAAAGACTTATTCCCAAAGGAGCTTCCCTATGAACAGGGCATCTGTTATGAAAAATACATTGATTTTAGTGGCGATTATGGCGATTGGAAGCTTTTTTTATTTTAAAGTGTATCTACCCAAAATTACATTTGCTTCGATCTCACCCATTGTTCAAGATGTGAATGAAACAGCGTTTGGGGTTGGAACGATAGAAGCGAAAGAGATGATTGTTTTAGCACCTAAAACAACAGCCAAAGTGCTCTCTCTTTTTGCCGATCAAGGCGAAATCGTTGTGAAAGGGAAGGCGCTTGCGGTGATGGATCCTTCGGATCTGCTCGCATCCAAAGAAGAAGCTTTGATGGCGATGAAAAAAAGCCAGATGTCACTGCTTTCCCAACAAAGTCTCCTTAAAGATTTGGAAGCCAAATATACGCTAGCGCATACAACACTGATTCGCTATCAACATCTCATTTCAGAAGGTTTCGTGGCACAAGCGGAGTTAGATACGGCGTTTTCAGCCGAACAAAGCGCCAAAGCTCAAATGGAAAATGCAACGTGGCAAGTGAGTCTTATGCAAGCAGATATCGCGCGCAATGAGGCTCTGGTAAAAAACAGCAACGCTAAAATTGAAGATCTTACGCTCAAAGCCCCTGAGACCATGGTGGTTCTTTCTCGTGATGCCGAAGTGGGAAGTACGGTTCTTTCGGGCTCACCCGTCTTTCGGCTGATCAATCCCAACGCCATTTGGGTCAAAATCTACATCAATGAACGACAAAGCGGAACGTTACATGTAGGCCAATCTGCTTCTATTACCCTACGTTCACACTCTTCAACGCCTTATCGTGGGCACATCGCGCGCATTGGGCTCGAGAGTGATCGCATCACAGAAGAGCGAGAGGTTGACATTGCGTTTGATCAGCCACAACACCCTCTTTACGTGGGAGAACGGGCGGAAGCGACGATTGAGCTGGCACAGCATACCCGTGTCTTAACCCTTCCGCTTTTAGCGCTTACAACACATCAAGGTGTCAAAGGTGTTTGGCTTGCCAACGAGGGACATGCACATTTTAAACCGCTAAGTTTTCAGACAATCAGTGCCAATGGTCTCATCATAGTCACCGAAGGCGTAACGGAGAAAGACACCATTCTTGTACCTGCGGGACGCGATATAACGGAAGGTATGCGGATTAAATTATGATTAGTTTAGCACAAAGAGACATCGCTCATTCTCTGGGTAAATTTCTCACAACATCTGCAGGCATTGGAATGCTTTTGGGCGTTGTTTTAATTATGATTGGGGTTTATCGAGGGTTGGTGGATGATGCCAATGTTTTACTCAAAGACACCCAAGCCCAATTATGGATTGCGCAACAAGACACATTAGGTCCTTTTGCTGAAAATTCGCGCTTGCATGAAGATGTCAAATACCAAATCAAAGCCTTTGAAGGCATCAAAGATGTCTCAGCCCTTACCTTTCAAAACCTTCA from Sulfurospirillum multivorans DSM 12446 carries:
- a CDS encoding TolC family protein, whose amino-acid sequence is MTLLRTVILIFLTLQTLFGKTLSLQEAIDATLLTHPDAKLALYQLNMAYETLGITKAATYPELSVNAEYYPTKTLVLQNNGNFVTRDHFSTHLDVTMTYTLWDFGRTQKRINAAQQDAESALALNENAKALLGEKVWQAYYSLAYLQRVNTANALSLAFYQALYDQSRQMKTVGLKTEADSERFYASLLDAKDLLETSRNEERKYTHLLSMLTGFLEQDIRIEDDFTALSHTTLPSFPDTKWRQMLKEYNAELEALGAKIKQSQSLYESSKAENYGTILFAGSLGSDTSISSYSSNQIGIKASIPLLTGGRISHQIEKDRVGILVAEEALRARELTLWQELYEAILDTKRLDTTIEAKQMAAQALSKTVAITQGRYKEGLATYIEVLEAQHAYDNATIAQSAAMLQKIASLAHIKRLIPKGASL
- a CDS encoding nitroreductase family protein, coding for MENPTIKQLQNRKSIRQFTGEVISDEHLELIFKTAQRAPTSINAQQISLVYTRDKAKLKQISELCNHQAHIATADVFVGIVIDFNRTNIITESMGKKHVIEQSAEGIMVGAVDAGIMLIHLQVAAEALGYGTTCIGAVRESSDTMVNLFNLPPKTFLAVGCTIGVPTQDAKNAPLKPRVALESFAMEDSYDSEKVKKGVLEYDKTFKAFRDATGSGSMPTYAEITSKAYSSIYYRKTGKVLMAQGFVFKDE
- a CDS encoding putative quinol monooxygenase, with amino-acid sequence MKKIVLIATVVLKESKSEGVLEALTTLHKATHQDDKGCLQYDVHQDIEQENTYVFIETWESEALLAAHMEKEHFKVYKAFMGDKIERMSLQKLEKIL
- a CDS encoding methyl-accepting chemotaxis protein, coding for MHLGFKQKIIVSAGLFLGASLFIFGMLSFINLKQDLRQEIEQTQLAKAHALKLEIDSWFDAQKIVLETTAEDIAHLPEFTNVTIKPYLQTAFKKTKATVAYMGVEENGLMVYSDQTKQEEGYDPRKRPWYIKAKAEGKSVLTDVYTDATTGQPTISIATPVFVNGVFTGVVSNDVYLTQVMEKINATKFEGGYAFATDAMGKRNVHPDPKLIGKVLYDANESLKNLELLVKNSPEGIYNYQASNGKDKVLVFNKLENSWIIFVTIDKDVAFKAIDQMFITLTISGNILLGLSLILLWFILNAQFKPLERLNDVIKNLSSNDGDLTQRLMIHSRDELGKMSQNINLFIDKIHTIITTAKINSAENASVAHELSISAIDVGKRAEEETLIVTKTTTETTSLKAYLRESRHSAESSKNELHEVTQSLNKVEENVSNLSSLLQNTAHNEIELANKLTLVSDNTNEVKNVLNVINDIADQTNLLALNAAIEAARAGEHGRGFAVVADEVRKLAERTQKSLVEINATINVVTQSINDVSVEMNTNSENITKISGISINVQSNVSEVATVLARTITNTQKTIQDYIDTSNQIDAITKDIEAISTLTHTNTRSVEEIAGASEHLHELTETLNHELSKFKS
- a CDS encoding sulfite exporter TauE/SafE family protein — protein: MEVLIEWYIFAVFILSSFLQTTTGFGYAIITAPLLALVLDPKDTVMITMLTGLIIRLMMLKTTHHDGSFKAISPFLITSILGAMLGAYCLRVINVDLLKLFMGGILLIFTFLLWKNYHVTIRHHTFAKAIAGGLSGFLATTTSLNGPPIILYYLNAKAEEHARVLRGNLTRYFLLINLVSIILSYIAGTLKLQELWVILLFSIPALAIGFYLGGKLFHRINAEIFKKIALGMVVVSSVVLIFKAVS
- a CDS encoding c-type cytochrome, with the translated sequence MKKVLLGLLLASVSTLFAADGAEIYKAKCLSCHGDKASKAALNKSQIIAGWDAEKIIASVNGYKNGEGGAMKGVMKPIASGLSDDDLKAVAATIASYK
- a CDS encoding efflux RND transporter periplasmic adaptor subunit; its protein translation is MNRASVMKNTLILVAIMAIGSFFYFKVYLPKITFASISPIVQDVNETAFGVGTIEAKEMIVLAPKTTAKVLSLFADQGEIVVKGKALAVMDPSDLLASKEEALMAMKKSQMSLLSQQSLLKDLEAKYTLAHTTLIRYQHLISEGFVAQAELDTAFSAEQSAKAQMENATWQVSLMQADIARNEALVKNSNAKIEDLTLKAPETMVVLSRDAEVGSTVLSGSPVFRLINPNAIWVKIYINERQSGTLHVGQSASITLRSHSSTPYRGHIARIGLESDRITEEREVDIAFDQPQHPLYVGERAEATIELAQHTRVLTLPLLALTTHQGVKGVWLANEGHAHFKPLSFQTISANGLIIVTEGVTEKDTILVPAGRDITEGMRIKL
- a CDS encoding nucleotidyltransferase family protein, with amino-acid sequence MSEKELILQKLSALKAQLASNYHITSLALFGSMARDEATQNSDVDVLVDFSQTPDLLTFIELEEKLKIALGKNVDLVPKRKLRAELSQSILKEAIAV
- a CDS encoding HepT-like ribonuclease domain-containing protein, translating into MKRNYLLYLDDILKSIQKIESFTSGYDFERFKADDKTVSACVREIEVIGEATKQIPDEIASKYLQIPWSLMAKMRDKLIHWYFEIDEEIVWKVITEQFPMLKTQIEMMKEELVERN
- a CDS encoding Crp/Fnr family transcriptional regulator, which produces MIRIENLPYFSHLNRTELEKIKKYCTLKKYTSGDILFYEGETPQYLYILLKGTLKVYQTTAKANHVFILFLTQSGEIIGDYALYAKSPYPNTAQFVTEGEVLKINFFPIQKEMLNNAILNLYIIQSLIKKQRVFLNVIHNEISTNTEAKVAKFLLEHETIVQTLKQIEIASILNTTPETLSRMLSKFKSLGFIHIDTKHIITLQKKEALQTYYRTIVQN